A region from the Arachis ipaensis cultivar K30076 chromosome B01, Araip1.1, whole genome shotgun sequence genome encodes:
- the LOC107616256 gene encoding uncharacterized protein LOC107616256, giving the protein MVCPGNTRVFYYEDDAGEKIKRDILKRIRKNWKDSRHHLFHRCYKQIRTYEKNLQHHPKGIDKNDWKKFVDYRLNEETQKKCKQNTLNRSKQLYTHTGGSKTLARKKDEVEREQGRPVGRGELFIMTHKKRDGSYIHPDARVVSEAIANVERQDGSSKHISQNDSLAQVLGKEHPGRVRVLGAGPCPTQVFGNAAGQPSGSAESNAEDKRMIAELTAKLEEERAKRQSINKVLGYVVQQLGGNLPAEIAEELTFVGGTPDSSCAGPFSSGNHNPQQKS; this is encoded by the exons ATGGTTTGCCCGGGCAACACG CGGGTCTTTTACTATGAAGACGATGCCGGAGAAAAAATAAAGCGTGATATTTTGAAGAGGATAAGAAAAAACTGGAAGGATTCAAGGCACCACTTGTTTCATAGGTGTTACAAACAAATAAGGACTTATGAGAAAAATCTTCAGCATCACCCGAAAGGAATAGACAAAAATGATTGGAAAAAGTTTGTTGACTATCGCCTGAATGAAGAAACGCAG AAAAAGTGTAAACAGAACACTTTAAATCGGAGCAAGCAACTTTACACACATACTGGGGGCTCCAAAACCTTGGCAAGAAAAAAAGACGAAGTG GAGAGAGAGCAAGGAAGGCCCGTTGGTAGAGGAGAGTTGTTTATCATGACTCATAAGAAAAGAGATGGCTCGTATATCCACCCTGATGCGCGTGTTGTTAGT GAAGCAATTGCGAATGTTGAGAGGCAGGATGGATCCTCTAAGCACATTTCACAGAATGACTCGCTAGCACAAGTTCTTGGAAAGGAGCACCCAGGACGAGTTCGTGTCCTAGGTGCTGGACCATGTCCCACCCAAGTCTTTGGTAATGCTGCTGGACAACCGTCGGGTTCTGCAGAGTCCAATGCAGAGGATAAGAGGATGATTGCAGAATTGACAGCTAAGTTAGAAGAAGAGCGGGCGAAGAGACAGTCAATAAATAAAGTCTTGGGATATGTAGTCCAACAGTTAGGAGGCAATTTGCCAGCTGAGATTGCTGAAGAGCTGACTTTTGTGGGCGGTACACCGGACTCGTCATGCGCAGGGCCATTTTCATCTGGAAATCACAACCCACAACAAAAATCTTGA
- the LOC107644813 gene encoding uncharacterized protein LOC107644813 produces the protein MSTKYSIWPVILIPYNLPPWLYMKQTSFILSTLIPRPKMPGNDIDIYLQPLIDELKQLWDGVETYDAKEGNTFKMCAALIWTISDFPGLGNLSGWNTHSGLACPTCNLDAKPHRLKDSQKWCFMGHQCFLNQGHKYRLDRNRFDGQVEGRDPPKKLSGTDVLRQQSNVHVSFGKSSSVTSKKRRNGQDVDEDDSHWKKKSVFFYLSGKSKDNVKARRDLQCMGIRPELWPEEGGKYPSAIFAMSNSQRDVFLKTLQNVVFPDGYSSNVARCVDLRQCKLSGLKSHDCHILMEQLLPILVKNALPIPVSNVIANLSSFFRELCRKAINPMQLAELQNHVVQILCQMEMIFPPSFFTVMVHLTVHLVDEVTLGGPVHYRWMYPIERYLGRLKQYVRNRAQLEGSIAEGYLSEEILTFCSRYLDNIETRINRPWRVDDEPIDVRHNSGESMFPAIGKALGAVSHFELSPMEKHQAHRHVLVNCDAMVPFLE, from the exons ATGAGCACAAAGTACTCCATCTGGCCTGTGATTCTTATTCCGTATAATCTACCACCCTGGCTTTACATGAAGCAGACATCTTTCATCCTATCCACGCTTATTCCTAGGCCGAAAATGCCAGGTAACGACATAGATATTTATTTGCAGCCTTTGATAGATGAGTTGAAGCAATTATGGGATGGCGTTGAAACCTATGATGCCAAAGAGGGAAACACTTTCAAGATGTGTGCGGCACTGATATGGACTATCAGCGACTTTCCAGGATTGGGAAACCTATCTGGCTGGAATACGCATAGTGGGTTAGCCTGTCCTACGTGTAACTTGGATGCTAAGCCACATCGGCTGAAAGACAGTCAAAAATGGTGTTTCATGGGCCATCAATGCTTTTTAAatcagggacacaaatacagactaGACCGAAATAGATTTGACGGGCAGGTCGAAGGTAGAGATCCGCCAAAGAAGTTATCCGGAACAGATGTATTGAGGCAACAGTCAAATGTGCACGTTTCATTTGGGAAGAGTTCAAGTGTGACATCCAAAAAAAGACGCAATGGCCAGGATGTGGATGAAGATGACTCGCATTGGAAGAAGAAGAGTGTTTTCTTTTACCTCTC CGGCAAATCTAAAGACAATGTTAAAGCTCGCAGAGATTTACAATGCATGGGTATAAGGCCTGAATTATGGCCGGAAGAAGGTGGTAAATATCCTTCTGCAATATTTGCGATGTCGAATTCACAGAGAGATGTATTCCTAAAGACTTTGCAGAATGTGGTTTTTCCAGATGGTTACTCTAGCAATGTTGCTCGTTGTGTTGATTTGCGACAGTGCAAGTTATCTGGGTTGAAAAGTCATGACTGTCATATTCTGATGGAACAATTACTCCCAATTTTAGTGAAGAATGCACTTCCGATTCCTGTGTCCAATGTGATTGCAAATTTGTCGTCATTTTTCCGAGAACTTTGTAGGAAAGCCATAAACCCTATGCAGCTTGCTGAGCTTCAGAATCATGTTGTGCAAATCTTGTGTCAGATGGAAATGATttttcctccatccttcttcacCGTCATGGTTCACCTCACCGTGCATCTCGTTGATGAAGTTACTCTTGGTGGACCAGTACATTATAGGTGGATGTATCCAATAGAAAG GTATTTAGGACGTCTGAAGCAATATGTTCGTAATAGGGCACAACTGGAAGGCTCAATTGCAGAAGGCTATTTATCTGAGGAAATCCTGACTTTCTGTTCTAGGTATTTGGATAATATTGAGACTAGAATCAACCGACCATGGCGAGTTGATGATGAGCCCATTGACGTTCGTCATAATTCAGGGGAAAGTATGTTCCCAGCTATTGGAAAGGCATTAGGGGCTGTATCGCATTTCGAACTCAGTCCAATGGAAAAACATCAAGCTCATCGTCATGTGCTAGTCAACTGTGATGCCATGGTTCCGTTCCTTGAGTAA
- the LOC107644805 gene encoding putative serine/threonine-protein kinase-like protein CCR3, producing MMKTTPPPSYSYHTHSFFFLTVILIITAANAIGSASTTAVIYASSTVCAIVAGDVKQYIHCYQQNQHKNSHYYYYGDVAPVDEVVPHVSFESISGGRSFFCGLRSGGLSLLCWDVDGGASVLVPKRIFHSDVVQLTDLTVGDSQVCARESQSGVVRCWRGGRIENGFKFYSPGKDLRFKSITSGSGFSCGVLMDNGKVHCWGNNISSKIQAQFDNISMSKVVAGVSHVCGLTIYDEYLICKGNNDSGQLGLNLNSSSYYSEFSELALGEDFTCGIRRKNGFVLCWGGAEDTKKFDLFNNVSFESIVAGLDFVCGVTTINLSLICWGPGWSNNNGTNYEIPLGIVLPSPCVRGGCDSSCASYPNSDYLCHGSGTICYSCQDSQIPLVVPLILPPPLSSSTQVSNVHHKNMRVILVILIVGSIGAFSGLCTILYFLWIGAKRLFLKKRDVGNSEQPQRSDDSDDDAYIELAPMSANRASNAALGSLRRHRSVGSSSSSKHNLDKIENFSLHELVIATNNFSNDNKIGSGSFGSVYKGKLADDRKVAIKRGDIVSSTKKKFQEKEIAFDSELSLLSRLHHKHLVRLIGFCEENEERLLVYEYMSNGSIHEHLHNKNNVEKNSSILNSWKMRIKIALDAARGIEYIHNYAVPPIIHRDIKSSNILLDSNWNAKVSDFGLSLIWPEIEQDSTSIKAVGTVGYIDPEYYELNVLTTKSDVYGLGVVMLELLTGKRVVFKLGDESSLVGIVEYARPRIAKGELWSILDYRIEKPNVNEVEALKIMTFITMHCVNLEGKERPEMAEVVANLERALAFLEGSSSTSL from the exons ATGATGAAGACAACACCACCACCCTCTTATTCTTACCACACACACTCCTTCTTTTTCTTAACCGTCATTCTCATCATAACCGCCGCAAATGCCATCGGCTCCGCATCCACCACCGCCGTCATCTACGCCTCATCCACAGTCTGCGCCATCGTTGCCGGCGACGTCAAACAATACATCCACTGCTACCAACAAAACCAGCACAAGAattctcattattattattatggagaTGTTGCACCGGTGGATGAGGTGGTTCCACACGTGTCCTTTGAATCCATCTCCGGCGGTCGGAGCTTCTTCTGCGGTCTCCGGTCCGGTGGACTCAGCCTCCTTTGCTGGGACGTGGACGGCGGAGCATCGGTATTGGTGCCGAAGAGGATCTTCCACAGTGACGTGGTGCAGTTAACTGATCTAACTGTTGGTGATTCTCAG GTTTGTGCTAGAGAGTCTCAGTCTGGTGTGGTAAGGTGTTGGAGAGGAGGCCGCATTGAAAATGGATTCAAGTTTTATTCACCTGGTAAGGACCTTAGGTTCAAAAGCATCACTTCAGGGTCTGGTTTCTCTTGTGGGGTGTTAATGGATAATGGAAAGGTTCATTGTTGGGGTAACAATATTAGTAGTAAAATTCAAGCACAATTTGATAACATTTCTATGTCAAAGGTGGTTGCTGGAGTGTCACATGTTTGTGGCTTAACAATCTATGATGAGTACTTAATTTGCAAAGGGAACAATGATTCCGGCCAATTGGGTCTTAATTTAAATTCAAGTTCTTATTATTCAGAGTTTTCAGAACTTGCATTGGGAGAAGATTTCACTTGTGGTATTAGAAGAAAAAATGGATTTGTCCTATGTTGGGGTGGTGCTGAAGATACCAAAAAGTTTGATTTGTTTAATAATGTTTCTTTTGAGTCAATTGTAGCTGGTTTGGATTTTGTTTGTGGGGTAACAACTATAAATTTGTCTTTGATTTGTTGGGGTCCTGGTTGGTCTAATAATAATGGTACTAATTATGAGATTCCATTGGGAATTGTTCTTCCTAGTCCATGTGTTAGAGGTGGTTGTGATTCTTCTTGTGCTTCATATCCAAATTCTGACTATTTGTGTCATGGTTCTGGAACTATTTGCTATTCATGTCAGGATAGTCAAATTCCACTAGTCGTGCCATTGATTTTACCACCACCACTATCATCGTCAACACAAGTTTCTAATGTTCATCACAAAAACATGAGGGTGATTTTGGTCATTTTGATTGTTGGATCAATTGGTGCTTTCTCTGGTTTATGCACTATTCTTTATTTCCTTTGGATTGGAGCTAAAAGACTATTCTTGAAGAAGAGAGATGTTGGTAATTCAGAACAACCTCAAAGAAGTGATGATTCTGATGATGATGCCTATATTGAATTGGCTCCAATGTCAGCGAATCGCGCATCGAATGCAGCATTAGGATCACTGAGGAGACATAGGAGTGTTGGTAGTTCATCATCATCAAAGCATAATTTGGATAAGATTGAGAATTTTTCATTACATGAATTAGTCATAGCCACTAACAATTTTTCAAATGATAACAAGATAGGTTCTGGAAGCTTTGGCTCTGTATACAAAGGGAAGCTAGCCGATGATCGCAAAGTTGCCATCAAAAGAGGAGATATTGTTTCTAGCACAAAGAAGAAATTCCAAGAGAAGGAGATTGCATTTGATTCAGAGTTGTCATTGTTATCGCGGCTTCATCACAAGCATCTTGTGAGACTAATAGGTTTCTGCGAGGAGAATGAAGAGAGGCTCTTGGTTTATGAGTACATGAGCAATGGATCAATCCATGAACATTTACATAACAAGAATAATGTTGAGAAAAATAGTAGCATTTTGAATTCTTGGAAGATGAGGATCAAAATTGCATTGGATGCTGCCAGGGGAATTGAGTACATTCACAACTACGCTGTTCCACCAATTATCCATAGAGATATCAAATCGTCAAATATACTATTGGACTCAAATTGGAATGCTAAGGTTTCTGATTTCGGATTGTCCCTTATTTGGCCGGAGATAGAACAAGATTCGACTTCTATAAAGGCGGTTGGCACAGTTGGTTACATAGATCCGGAATACTATGAATTGAATGTGTTAACAACAAAAAGTGATGTGTATGGTTTAGGAGTGGTTATGTTGGAGCTTCTAACAGGAAAAAGAGTTGTTTTCAAATTAGGTGATGAGAGTAGTCTTGTGGGAATCGTAGAATATGCAAGGCCAAGAATAGCAAAAGGGGAATTATGGAGTATTTTGGATTATAGAATTGAAAAACCTAATGTTAATGAGGTTGAGGCTCTTAAGATTATGACTTTCATTACTATGCATTGTGtgaatttggagggaaaagaaaggCCAGAAATGGCTGAAGTTGTTGCCAACTTAGAAAGGGCATTGGCTTTTTTGGAGGGTAGTTCTAGTACCAGCCTA